caaaGGTAATCAATGTTCCATGTATTCTTTTTCGTAATCCTTGTAAGATCTTTTGTCTCTTCATCTGCTTACTTTTCCCATGTTTATCCAAATGTTTAATCTTTTCATATCCTTGGATATGGGATTTGTTGTTTTGCTGATgtcaatcaaacaaaatatataaatgggTTTTGATGCTGTGTTCTTACGTGTTCTTAACGAATGAATTTCTCTGTTTGAATTTAGGTTCATTCTGTTTCTTCATTAGCGTACCGCCATCTGTATTCTGTCAAGTATTGGGTGAGTTTCAACggttctttttttccttttttccttgttgcttatgttttctttccctttaatttatgcatttctcttgttattgtaaatcttaattatgatttctgaatAGTTTGCCATGTTTCAAATTTAATGGCAAATCTGCATTTAAGATTATGAACTTATTCACTAGATAGTTTAGGAATTCattgcttttaattttgtttgttcattattttcaatttggtacAGGAGTTGGTATATAAAAAGTCATGGAAAGCTAGCAATGGGGTTGGGTAGTTTTACTCTAGCttgtttttgtttctgattTAGGATCTGCATTGCAGCCTTTAATTCTTCCAATATATTGGGTCTATCTTTTGGATTTTGACTGGTTAATATTCTCACTGGATGAAACTATATATACATTAGACATGGATGCAAAATGAAGGGACCCTTATTCGGATCGGAAGTTTTATTcacttatgcttaattttttgaataattgcaATCTGGGCTTTCTGAGCAACCATGCATGCATTGATGGCACCGTTATTCTATAAATAGTACCTGACTTGTTAATTCATATTGTTTGTGGATTTGGCTGTTGACAATTTCTAGATCccctttatgattttttgattCTCCAATCAAATGATTCTGATATgatattcatttcttttatgcCCGAGCAATGAACTTACGTTTGTTATTATTGTTCTTGTTGCTAGCTTGGTGTTCCATCTCTCCCTTCCAgcaccaaaagaaaaacaactggGAATGCAGAAAAATGTGCTTGATCTCTGGTAATTCATGTTGTGGAGCTTGTGAAATTCAATTGCCATTTAGGTTGCGCTTATCCATCCCATATGAGGTTGGATACTCAACACTTGACAGATTCACAGTTGGGATTCGAACGGACAAGGAAATCAGAAATAGAATTGCTGTTGTTTTGAAGCACTGCCTTGGCGCAGACGATTGAGTTTTTAAGCTCTAAAGATTCCCATCctgtgaattataatttataaatatagtcTATTAAGATTTCTTATTGACAATGGAAAATAAAGGGAATGTGTTGATGGAAAGGTATGATTTTGGGAGATTGCTTGGCCAAGGAAACTTTGCTAAGGTTTACTATGGGAGAAACCTGAAAACTGGCCAGAGTGTGGCCATCAAGGTCATTGACAAAGAGAAGGTTCTGAAAGTAGGACTGATGGATCAGATCAAGCGAGAGATATCTGTCATGAGATTGGTTAAACATCCAAACGTACTGCAACTATACGAGGTTATGgccaccaaaaacaaaatttacttTGTGATAGAATATGCTAAAGGTGGCGAACTCTTTAATAAGGTAGCAAAAGGGAGGCTCAAGGAAGATGTTGCGAGGACGTATTTTCAACAGTTAATCAGTGCAATTGATTTTTGTCATAGCAGAGGTGTTTCTCACCGAGATTTGAAACCAGAAAACTTATTACTGGATGAGAATGAAGGTTTGAAGGTGTCAGATTTTGGTTTGAGTGCTGCTGCTGAGTCTAGGCGTCAAGATGGTTTGCTGCACACAACTTGTGGAACTCCTGCATATGTGGCTCCTGAAGTTATTTATAGGAAAGGCTATGATGGGGCTAAAGCTGACATCTGGTCTTGTGGGGTGGTCTTGTTTGTTTTGCTAGCCGGTTATCTCCCATTTCATGATGCAAATCTGATTTTGATGTACCGAAAAATAAGAAAGGCAGAGTACAAGTTCCCTAACTGGTTTTCACCTGAAATGTGCAGGCTGCTATCAAGGATGCTTGATCCTAACCCAAAAACTAGAATATCCATCACAAAAATAATGGAAAATTCCTGGTTTAGAAAAGGATTCGATTCTAATGCTGTTacaattaaaaatgaagttACTGGATTGGATCCTTTGGCTGCTGATGTGacatttgattcttgtgagaATGATAGTGCTCCTGCTGAAGCCAAGAAA
This genomic interval from Populus nigra chromosome 11, ddPopNigr1.1, whole genome shotgun sequence contains the following:
- the LOC133668417 gene encoding CBL-interacting protein kinase 18-like, whose protein sequence is MENKGNVLMERYDFGRLLGQGNFAKVYYGRNLKTGQSVAIKVIDKEKVLKVGLMDQIKREISVMRLVKHPNVLQLYEVMATKNKIYFVIEYAKGGELFNKVAKGRLKEDVARTYFQQLISAIDFCHSRGVSHRDLKPENLLLDENEGLKVSDFGLSAAAESRRQDGLLHTTCGTPAYVAPEVIYRKGYDGAKADIWSCGVVLFVLLAGYLPFHDANLILMYRKIRKAEYKFPNWFSPEMCRLLSRMLDPNPKTRISITKIMENSWFRKGFDSNAVTIKNEVTGLDPLAADVTFDSCENDSAPAEAKKEMSQPTSLNAFDIISLSSGFDLSGLFAKDNQKKEKKFISMHSASTITSKLEDIARLLKLKVKKKDRGLLKLEGSEKGRKGALSIDTEIFEFTPSFHLVEVKSSSGDTLEYLQILENGIRPALKDIVWAWQGE